In Ruminiclostridium papyrosolvens DSM 2782, the following proteins share a genomic window:
- a CDS encoding carbohydrate ABC transporter permease — MQTTRSLSEYRKKSTLTATTVFLLPVFFFILIFIIYPIIDSFWLSFHEWNGITSGKTFLGLENWKTLLGDKIFFKAFLNNMIIVVLSIVIQLPIAMAIAFLLDTGGKKLNFLKMIYFLPMLMSSVAVGFLFKYTYDPQFGLISAVDTMLGGQGMIDVLGDPHRAIFGVIAVICWQFIPFYMVYFLAALSSLPVEIYEASIIDGASHGQYFWRVALPSMKGTIKSAAVLSLVGSLKYFDLIYVMTQGGPDGATELMATYMYKNAFTIGKMGYGATVASGMFIIITVISLVTLRVINGKEEA, encoded by the coding sequence ATGCAAACTACCCGCTCATTATCAGAATACAGAAAAAAGAGTACGTTAACAGCCACAACAGTATTTCTTCTGCCCGTATTCTTTTTTATTCTTATTTTTATTATATATCCTATAATAGATTCGTTTTGGCTGAGTTTCCATGAATGGAACGGCATTACTTCCGGAAAAACTTTCTTGGGACTTGAAAACTGGAAGACTCTGCTGGGAGATAAAATCTTTTTTAAAGCTTTTTTAAATAACATGATTATAGTGGTATTGTCCATTGTAATTCAGCTCCCTATAGCAATGGCTATTGCTTTTCTTCTTGATACGGGAGGAAAGAAACTCAATTTCCTTAAAATGATATATTTTCTTCCAATGCTAATGTCATCAGTAGCAGTTGGATTCTTATTCAAGTATACATATGACCCTCAGTTCGGTCTAATCAGCGCAGTTGACACTATGTTAGGCGGACAGGGAATGATTGATGTGCTGGGAGACCCCCATAGAGCTATTTTTGGTGTAATAGCAGTTATTTGCTGGCAGTTTATACCTTTTTACATGGTTTACTTTCTGGCGGCATTAAGTTCGTTGCCGGTTGAAATATATGAAGCATCAATTATTGATGGTGCATCCCACGGACAATATTTTTGGAGGGTTGCTTTACCGTCAATGAAGGGAACTATTAAAAGCGCAGCTGTACTGTCACTGGTAGGTTCTCTGAAATATTTCGATTTGATTTACGTTATGACACAAGGCGGTCCTGACGGGGCTACAGAACTCATGGCGACGTACATGTATAAGAATGCATTTACCATTGGTAAAATGGGTTACGGTGCCACAGTAGCATCCGGAATGTTTATAATAATTACCGTTATTTCCTTGGTAACACTAAGAGTCATAAACGGAAAAGAGGAGGCCTGA
- a CDS encoding extracellular solute-binding protein: MKKVIGKTLSAALALAMTVSLAACGSGNQSESSSSSAAAGSSSAAAPSTAASGDPVKLSLWHIQTTEPMTSNVKADIDRFTKENPKYSVDVQVMQNDAYKTKLKIALSSNTAPDIFFSWTGGSMNEYVDADKIVDLTPYMDKDNYKERFMDAGINQATYKDKIWGVPVENTAVAMFFYNKDLFAKYNLQVPKTIKELETVCDTLKKNKIIPFSLANKTQWTGSMYYMYLANRFGGADAFKNAAARTGSFEDESFKQAGATIQDWVKKDYFNKGFNGLDEDSGQSRTLLYTEKAAMTLMGSWFLSTAAGENKDFMKKVGSFPFPAAEGGKGEPNAVVGTVGDNFYHIAKTCKDPEGAFKAIQYMIDDKAVEKRIEAGRVPPVKGVKVSDPLLQNVLDAVQKAPSVQLWYDQYLSPELSDLHKSTTQALFGLSKTPDQVDKEMEAKAKELAAKK; the protein is encoded by the coding sequence ATGAAAAAAGTAATTGGAAAAACCCTTTCTGCCGCTTTAGCACTGGCTATGACAGTATCACTTGCGGCTTGTGGTTCAGGGAACCAATCAGAATCATCATCCTCTTCAGCGGCGGCAGGTTCTTCATCAGCAGCTGCACCAAGTACTGCAGCATCAGGCGATCCTGTAAAATTGTCCTTGTGGCATATTCAGACAACCGAGCCTATGACATCCAACGTTAAGGCTGATATTGACCGATTTACTAAAGAAAATCCAAAATATTCAGTAGATGTTCAGGTTATGCAGAACGACGCATACAAAACAAAGCTTAAAATCGCATTGAGTTCAAATACTGCACCTGATATATTCTTTAGCTGGACCGGCGGTTCAATGAATGAATATGTTGATGCAGACAAGATTGTAGATTTAACACCTTACATGGATAAAGACAACTATAAAGAACGTTTCATGGATGCAGGCATCAATCAGGCTACATACAAAGATAAGATATGGGGTGTTCCTGTAGAAAACACAGCAGTTGCAATGTTCTTCTACAACAAAGACTTATTTGCTAAATATAACCTTCAGGTTCCAAAGACTATAAAAGAACTTGAAACTGTATGTGACACTTTAAAGAAAAATAAGATAATCCCATTCTCACTGGCAAACAAGACACAATGGACTGGTTCAATGTACTATATGTACCTTGCTAACCGTTTTGGTGGAGCAGATGCATTCAAGAATGCAGCGGCACGTACAGGTTCATTTGAGGATGAATCATTTAAACAGGCCGGAGCTACTATACAGGATTGGGTTAAGAAAGATTACTTCAACAAGGGCTTCAACGGACTTGATGAAGATTCCGGACAATCCCGTACACTTCTGTACACTGAAAAAGCAGCTATGACTCTTATGGGTTCATGGTTCCTTTCAACAGCTGCAGGTGAAAACAAAGACTTTATGAAAAAAGTTGGCTCATTCCCATTCCCGGCTGCTGAAGGCGGTAAGGGTGAACCAAATGCAGTTGTTGGTACTGTTGGAGACAACTTCTATCATATTGCAAAGACTTGTAAAGACCCTGAAGGTGCATTTAAAGCCATTCAGTACATGATTGATGATAAAGCAGTTGAAAAGCGTATTGAAGCAGGAAGAGTTCCTCCAGTGAAGGGTGTAAAAGTTAGCGATCCTCTTCTGCAGAATGTTTTAGATGCAGTTCAAAAGGCTCCTTCTGTTCAGTTGTGGTATGACCAATACCTCTCACCTGAATTAAGTGATTTACATAAGAGTACTACACAGGCTCTGTTTGGATTATCAAAGACTCCTGACCAGGTTGATAAGGAAATGGAAGCAAAGGCTAAGGAGTTAGCAGCTAAAAAATAA
- a CDS encoding helix-turn-helix domain-containing protein translates to MNISDRIQSLRKTKGISQEQLADELGVSRQAVSKWESGQSMPDIEKIILMSEYFKITTDYLLKGIDLPKDTTEKKPSAAIFAAMGTAINFIGLILAIMIWKEKQTSSAVATGFIVMAIGCMIFVIGMIIGENDSKKISIKYFLLINTWILLLMPISCIFNFVDGKVGGFYWSYTPLPKLGNSLKTYGLCWMLYFVLGAVINVCIIKVSRKKKR, encoded by the coding sequence ATGAATATATCAGACAGAATACAAAGTTTAAGGAAAACAAAAGGAATATCACAAGAACAGCTTGCTGATGAATTGGGAGTATCCCGTCAGGCAGTATCTAAATGGGAGAGCGGACAGAGCATGCCGGATATTGAGAAAATTATTCTGATGAGTGAGTACTTTAAAATTACGACGGATTATTTATTAAAGGGAATTGATCTTCCAAAGGATACAACGGAAAAGAAACCGAGTGCTGCTATTTTTGCGGCTATGGGTACGGCTATTAATTTTATTGGTTTAATTTTAGCAATTATGATATGGAAAGAGAAGCAGACATCCTCTGCTGTTGCAACAGGATTTATTGTAATGGCTATAGGTTGTATGATTTTTGTGATAGGAATGATAATCGGCGAAAATGATTCTAAAAAAATATCTATAAAGTATTTTTTATTGATAAATACATGGATTTTATTATTAATGCCTATTTCATGTATATTCAATTTCGTGGATGGTAAAGTAGGGGGCTTTTATTGGTCTTATACTCCTTTACCAAAGCTAGGTAATTCTCTTAAAACTTATGGTTTGTGCTGGATGCTATATTTTGTTTTAGGTGCTGTAATTAATGTTTGTATTATTAAAGTTTCCAGAAAGAAAAAAAGATAA
- a CDS encoding MBOAT family O-acyltransferase — MLFNSMEFLIFFPVVTVLYFLLPHKSRWFLLLISSCIFYMAFVPKYILILGVTIVVDYFAGIIISRMQGNSKRIFLIASLITNIGMLFVFKYFNFFNESIKHLSDMLNWNYPISSLSIILPIGLSFHTFQSMSYIIEVYRGRQQPEKHFGIYALYVMYYPQLVAGPIERPQNMLWQFHKEHSFDAQRVSDGLKLMAWGLFKKIVIADNLALVVNSVYGNPTSVNGLSLVIATYFFAFQIYCDFSGYTDIARGASRVMGIELMQNFNRPYFSKTISEFWRRWHISLSSWFTDYVYIPLGGNRCAKWKWFRNTMIVFLLSGLWHGANWTYVIWGGLNGFYLVFAIISKDIRAKITKRTGIDKFPYINKMVKVFCTFNLICFSWIFFRASSFTEAVTIIKRIFMDFSLKINIGRAGVSRYQLALGCGVIFLLLVVQLFQRNRKIINELNNRPVAYRWVIYYSALIFIIIFGVFNTNSFIYFQF, encoded by the coding sequence ATGCTGTTTAATTCAATGGAGTTTTTAATATTCTTTCCTGTAGTGACAGTGTTGTACTTTTTATTACCACACAAAAGTCGTTGGTTTTTGCTTTTAATTAGCAGTTGTATATTTTATATGGCTTTTGTTCCCAAATACATACTAATATTAGGTGTAACAATAGTAGTGGATTACTTTGCAGGAATAATTATTTCCAGAATGCAAGGTAACAGTAAGAGAATATTTCTTATTGCAAGTTTAATTACAAACATAGGAATGTTATTCGTTTTTAAATATTTTAACTTCTTTAACGAAAGTATAAAGCATTTGTCCGACATGTTAAACTGGAATTACCCCATAAGCAGTCTTTCAATTATACTACCCATAGGTCTTTCATTCCATACGTTCCAGAGCATGAGCTATATAATAGAGGTATATAGAGGTAGACAACAGCCGGAGAAGCATTTTGGAATTTATGCTTTATATGTTATGTACTATCCTCAATTAGTTGCCGGTCCAATTGAAAGACCCCAAAATATGCTGTGGCAATTTCATAAAGAGCATAGCTTTGATGCTCAGAGGGTTTCAGACGGGTTAAAACTTATGGCGTGGGGACTCTTTAAGAAAATAGTAATAGCAGATAATCTGGCTTTGGTAGTAAATAGTGTTTATGGGAATCCAACTTCAGTAAATGGATTGTCCTTAGTAATTGCAACTTATTTCTTTGCTTTCCAAATATACTGTGACTTCTCAGGATATACGGATATTGCACGGGGTGCTTCAAGAGTAATGGGAATTGAATTAATGCAGAATTTTAACAGGCCCTATTTCTCAAAGACAATATCTGAATTTTGGAGGAGATGGCATATATCCCTTTCAAGTTGGTTTACGGATTATGTATATATCCCTTTAGGCGGAAACAGATGCGCTAAATGGAAATGGTTTAGGAATACTATGATAGTATTCCTTCTCAGCGGGCTCTGGCATGGAGCCAATTGGACCTATGTTATCTGGGGCGGATTGAACGGCTTCTACTTAGTATTTGCAATAATCAGTAAGGACATAAGAGCCAAAATTACAAAGAGGACAGGCATTGATAAATTCCCATATATAAATAAAATGGTTAAAGTATTTTGTACATTTAATTTGATATGCTTTTCATGGATATTCTTCAGAGCGAGTTCCTTTACAGAGGCTGTTACAATTATTAAGCGAATTTTTATGGATTTCAGTCTGAAAATTAACATAGGAAGAGCAGGGGTTTCCAGATATCAACTGGCATTAGGCTGTGGAGTAATTTTTCTATTACTGGTAGTGCAGTTATTTCAACGAAACAGAAAAATTATCAATGAGTTAAACAATAGACCTGTTGCATACAGATGGGTTATTTACTATTCAGCATTAATTTTTATTATTATATTTGGAGTTTTTAATACCAATTCCTTTATTTATTTTCAGTTTTGA
- the nspC gene encoding carboxynorspermidine decarboxylase: MINNLGIDIKSLPTPCYIVDERLLVKNLEILDSIQKRTGCKILLAQKGFSMHSVYPLIGKYLAGVTSSSLFEARLGYEKMGKEVHIYAPAYIEEEFDEIMKYCDHIVFNSFHQWGKYKGKVKTATKKIGCGIRINPEYSELEHPIYDPCYKFSRLGVTLPNFKPEELEGIEGLHFHTMCEQNSDTLERTIKVVDEKFGRYIKDMKWLNFGGGHHITRPDYDIEALVRSINYFQDKYGIDVYLEPGEAVALNTGYLVAKVLDTVENGMNIAILDTSAACHMPDVLEMPYRPNIIGAGMPDENLVTYRLGGHTCLAGDIIGDYSFNQKLKPGDRLVFCDMAHYSMVKNNTFNGINLPAIALYSEKEGIKIIKQFGYEDFEGRLS; encoded by the coding sequence TTGATTAATAATTTAGGTATTGATATAAAAAGCTTGCCTACGCCATGCTACATAGTTGACGAGCGTCTTCTTGTAAAAAATCTTGAAATTCTGGACTCAATTCAAAAGCGTACAGGCTGCAAGATACTTCTGGCACAAAAGGGTTTTTCCATGCATTCGGTATATCCTCTCATTGGAAAATATCTCGCAGGAGTTACTTCAAGCTCTTTGTTTGAGGCAAGACTGGGTTACGAGAAAATGGGGAAAGAGGTTCACATTTATGCCCCTGCCTATATAGAAGAAGAGTTTGACGAAATAATGAAATATTGTGACCATATAGTGTTTAATTCTTTTCACCAGTGGGGCAAATATAAAGGCAAGGTTAAGACAGCAACTAAAAAAATAGGTTGTGGAATACGTATTAATCCCGAGTATTCTGAATTGGAGCATCCAATATACGACCCTTGCTACAAATTCTCCAGATTGGGAGTAACCCTTCCCAATTTTAAGCCCGAAGAACTGGAGGGTATTGAAGGACTTCATTTCCATACTATGTGCGAGCAAAATTCAGATACCCTTGAGCGAACAATTAAAGTGGTTGATGAAAAATTCGGACGTTATATCAAGGACATGAAATGGTTGAATTTTGGCGGAGGTCACCATATAACCAGACCTGATTATGACATTGAAGCGCTTGTTCGTTCAATTAATTACTTTCAGGATAAATACGGAATTGACGTATATCTGGAGCCCGGAGAAGCAGTTGCACTAAATACCGGATATCTTGTGGCGAAGGTACTTGATACGGTAGAAAATGGAATGAATATTGCAATATTGGATACTTCGGCAGCCTGCCATATGCCTGACGTATTAGAAATGCCTTACAGGCCAAACATAATCGGAGCGGGAATGCCGGATGAAAACCTCGTAACCTACAGGCTTGGAGGACATACCTGTCTGGCTGGGGATATTATCGGGGACTACTCCTTTAATCAAAAACTGAAACCCGGAGACAGACTTGTTTTCTGTGATATGGCACATTATTCGATGGTCAAGAACAATACCTTTAACGGCATAAACCTTCCTGCTATTGCACTCTACAGTGAAAAAGAAGGTATAAAGATAATAAAGCAGTTTGGATATGAGGATTTTGAGGGAAGATTATCGTAA